Below is a window of Rhodamnia argentea isolate NSW1041297 chromosome 11, ASM2092103v1, whole genome shotgun sequence DNA.
gatggcCGAGGAGCTTCCGCCGGCGTTTTCCTCCCCCTCTCGTGCCGCCGCTGGCGGCATCACGGTAAAGGAGTGCGAGAAAATGATCCAGAGGAGTCTTCGAAGTAACGATCCCCATGCAAATTTGCCACTTCCACGCCTCATTTGGGTCTTTTCATTCGAGTGTCGGGATAAAAATTCCACCTTTTAGGCACTCCCagtagggtttagggttttagggatTTCGCCTGTCTCGTTTCGTCGCTTCGATTGCTTGAGAGTTCACATTGTGAAATGGGGAAGACGACGTTGTGTTACCATGTTTTTTCTGTTCATTTCCCTTTAGCGATCGTTGTCCGTGTCGACGTGACGAGCTTGAGGACATTGCTTTACCTTCATAGAGCGAGTGAATTGCCTCATCGTCTTTGGATCTCCGTTGAATCTCTGCGTGTCTTTGTTGCAGCCCCAACGGTGAGATTCCTGAAGGAGCAGTTGGAGAAGGCGGGGTGTCCGTTGGGGGACAACTTCATCAAGGCTGTTAACTGCGAAGAGAAAGTCAGTGGCGGTTACATGCCAGGCTTAGGGGTATGAGTTCAAATTACTAGCATACATATCCATGTGGATATGCTTGTGCTCTGTTCTTGCTACTTACTTTTTATGGGTCTAATGATAAACTCTTGAAAGTCTCGGTCGCTTATAATTTGGTGGATCAGTTAGATAATCACCTTGGTGATAAGAGCAGAGGAATAAAGAGGCTGTTGGTGTTTGAGTTGGTCAAGCTTAACTTGCACCGTATTTCGAGCTTCTTAAGTCTGATGAACTTGTTGGGTAAAATTTGGTTTTTGGTTCATATCCTCTCCTATTTCCCTAAACCTTGTTTGTCTgaatctctttttcctttttcaatgtTTCATATTGCTTTGATTGATGTGAAGAGCTGTTATTCATGAGTGCCATTGCCAAATTGCTTTCTCAGATAGTTGTGTGTAGCAACCAGATGGACCTCCAAGATGACGTAAATCAAGTAGTCACACACGAACTCATTCATGCATATGATGAGTGTCGAGCTGCAAATTTGGACTGGAGTAATTGTGCCCATCATGCCTGTAGCGAGGTACGATAATTAATTCTTGTAAGTTGCAACCGCCGTTTGCATTTGGCAGATGCAGTCTTTAAACAGGAACGTTTATGCTTCTGGTTGATATGTCCAATAATTAGATTCGTGCCGGCCATTTAAGTGGGGATTGTCACTACAAGCGGGAATTATTGCGAGGTTACATGAAGATACGTGGTCATGAGCAGGTAAATTGAAATTTACTTGTCTTTCCCCAAAAATCCATTTCCTGGTATACGAAGGCCCGAAATAGGGAGCACAATGTGCTCCTTGTCAGTTTTGAAAGCATGCGGATTGTGTATGTGTACCTGAACGCATATTGCTGTATAGGGGCCTAATTGCCTTTCATTCTAATGAAGACCCTTGGATTCTTCTAATTGCTGCGTTTCTCATACATCTGGGCAACTTACCTAGGCCTAAACAGCAACGCTGTCTATCATAGAAGGACTGCTGCCTGTCAAGTCTTACAATATCCAATTGTGCTATATGCAATTACAATATACTTGTGTatggttttaattaattgttgCTTAATGAAACGTtatttcttgtttcatttttctgaGTAGAGACCTTCCTATGGAGCTTCACTTCAGAATTCTTGCAATTAAGAAATATTCTGGTCCAGGCCATTACAATGATAACGCCATCAAATATTTAAGAAGAGGCAGCCAAAAAGTAATTTAGATGATGAAGGAGACTTGCATTTTTTTAGTTCAATTTGGGACTAGTATTGAGGAAAGTCTTCAGAGAATCAGATCACACAGAAAATAGAAGCAGTGGGGACCTTTCAATTTAGTTTCATACAGACCAATAAAATGCCGTTCACAATCCAGGTCCAGCTCTCATGTTCAAATCCAAAACGGAATCCTATACTGAAACTCGTGTAGTAAATTTTCTAGCCTATGTACTTCATTGAAATCTAGAGGTCCATTTGCAAATTGtatatctctattttttttttaacacattgCATATCTCCATTCACTCGTGTCAGATTGTGACCATTATTTTCTCGTTAATTATTGTCTAATTCTTAGACGACTACTGAATGCTCAGCAAACAATGCGATGCAATTAAGGTTTTCAGTACTTTGCTCAGTGCTCCTTCAGATATGATCTACTTTTCCATATTAACTACATGGGCAAGACTTTGTACTTTCTGGCGTTTGATTGATCATGTCTGGTTATGCTCATCTTGTCTTGAAATTTGTAAGGAATGTGTGAGGAGAAGAGTAGTGAAGTCGGTTAGTGCGAACCCTCACTGCTCAGGAGCAGCTGCAAAGGATGCGATGGAAGCTGTGTGGGATGTCTGTTACAATGATACAAAGCCATTTGACAGAGCTCCGTGATTTTTTGGTTTCTGGCGCTTGTTGATGCCCAGTCAAGTGGAATCGCCATTCCTAGAATCTTTCAATGAACACTGAATTTCAAAGCAGATTGGAAAGCGGATCGAATCTTTAGTCACAGAAGAATAGAACAACCTAAATAAAGTCTCTATGGCTTCCAttgtctttcctcttttttctcttcccaatAACTGTTACAAGATGAGCATCCCATAAATATCTATTGTTTACTGCTTTCACCCGGcagcattgatgccaattttttAGGTCAAAGGATGACAAGTCCTTGTCCATGAGGTTTGCTGGAGTAAAACATATTGTTTTTGTTTACTGTGCTGAGAAAAGTCTTTACTCTTGTGAGGAAATTGATGCTCTTGCTCATTCTGAGCTCATATAATCTATCTGGCCTTATTTGTGTTCTGAAAAGTGGATCTGTGCTGTTTGAGGGGTTCATAGAAGCAAAATGACTTCATGATTTCTGCGCTCACTTGCCTCAGTTTTGTCGCATTATCAGAGATTATGAAGTTTGAGTCCATGTTCTGGTTTGAGAACAAAGACTTTACAAAGATTTTTGCTGAGGTTTATATCATTTGCCAAACTCAAGGGTAGAATTAATGCCAAGGAATTTATTTGACCTTGATGCCATTCAGATAAGGAAGACCTTGCGGAGTCCATGAAGACTGGAGAAAAGAACAAGTAAAGCCAGCATTGGAGTAAATAGGTGTTCAATTAACCCTAAaaacctcttttctttttgccatagCGATACAGAGATTCCACAAGCCAGAGCCAACTACACAACCAGAGACAACATAATCCAAGTAAACCAATAATCCCCACACAACCAAGGTCATGCATAAAATTATACAGTGGTAAATTTGACAACAGAAGATGATCGTGTTGCCGTGTTTTGCTTCTGGTATCTGTTTTAAAATCTTATCCATTTCGTATCCGATCCAACCGGTCGACGCTCTTCCTTGCCTTTTCCAACTGGTGATCGATGCTCTTTCTGGATTTCTCGTGGCAATCCACACTTCTCCGGGACCTTTGCATGTGGTCAAAAGAGATTCGTAATTTCTCTAGCTTATCAGCGCTGAGACCCTGGTTTTTCAGCTTCTCAGGCCTGTCTGTGCTCTTCCTCGGCTTCTCTCTCCTGTCGGTGCTCTTTCTAGACACTTCGTACACATCAGTGCTCTTGCGAGGCTGCTCAAACTGATCCGTGCTTTGCCTGGAGCTGTATCTTTGGGAAGGAGACTTCTCGACAGTAGTTATGAACTTCTTAAGATGCCTTATATATTCAGGATAGAGCTCTAGATCACAATGATTTCCGCCTTTAATCCATAAGGGTTCATACTTCTCCTTACACAGTTCCCATAGTTGCTTCCCGTGGGAGCAATCAACAACTTCATCTGCAGTTCCCTGTAAACGGTATTACATCTTTTTAAGCATTTCTTCTGTACAAACATGAAAATAAACGAGGTATTCAAACTACAAAGGAACAGAAAAAAGGAACTATACAAGTCAAGAGCAGGATAGGCATATTAATAATATCTTTAATTTCATACAGAGGTCCTACGACTTTCTTTGCTAACATAAGCCTACTCCTTCTGTATTGCTTTGGCTTACCATTCTCTCGCCGTGATGTGTTTATCCTCCTATTACTGGAACAATGACTTTCTGGGAATTTCTTCAGAATAGAAGGGTCTGGAGGATGCTCTCCGTTTCAAGCAAACACCCAACCGAATGCAACTTTCGGTCGGTGTTGCATAATTTTCCAATGCAAGAAGACCAGACTAGACCTGCTAATTTGCATGGACACTTGCTCACAGAGGACTATTTTCACAAGGCACAACCATTTCTCTCATGTAGATGTAAATTGCACAGAAGTCTTGTCTAGGTCATCTGCAGGAATTAGATGGACCGCAATGCCTGTTCTGACAATGCATCTGCCCTTCAATTTTCTAGTTTGTTCTCACCGCATTACCAGCTAAATTCTCGACTATGTCAGATCAGAGACGACACTCAAAATGTCCCCTCATCCCTTCGACTACTGACCGACCGAGACATTACGGTACCAATGGAACTTCTCCGAACAGAACATTCACGATTTTGTGAACCTCCAAAAGATAATGGCGTGGTGTTCTGCATGCAGCAGTTTTTCGTTACAGGCCATACCGTTCTAGTCCGACTATCCACACTAAAGCAATAACAGCCAATACGAGAGCCACTCTTCCACTTGAATATGGCCCCCCTGGATGTGATGACATGGAGAAAGCATTGGGTCAGCATGTTATGGGTCGATACATCTATACCGTGGGATCTGGTGGAACCCACCATACACTATGGTCCACATGCATATTAGTGCCTGTACCAAACTCCCTCAATGGTACAGGCACATGCATATTAGTGCCTGTACCAAACTCCCTCAATGGTACAGGCACATGCATATTAGTGCCTGTACCAAACTCCCTCCTGTGAGAAAATATTGCTATTACTTGCTTAACTGAAGGTCAGATGTCAGGACAGTGTCCAAACATGATGTCTCCAGAGACATGCCGTGGATCTTACATTTCTGGAATGCCAAATAGGGTAGCAAATGcccgatgaagaagaaacacAAAATTACATGTCTGACAACTCAAGCTTCAAAGAACAACGAGAAGCAGTGAAAGGGTGGTATTAGATGTGAGAAAAGATCCAACAAATTATAGCACGTGGTTAGTTGTCTTCACACAATTTTcgcaaaatttagaaaaatcgaatttttgtCATCCCGGTTCCATGGAATATAAAGAGAAAATTTACATCAGATCAATTCACACACATGGCGGTTTGCCAGTCAAGCACAACATAGCCATTTGAAGAAATATATACTCACGTGAATGATGAGGACTGGACAATTAACCAGTGGAATTTTGTCAATATTCTGCCAAGCAACAAATTGTCATATCAAGTGAGAGAAAGAATTAATCATTGACCAGAAggagaaacaaaaatattaaaccAAGAGTATTGCTACCTTGTATATATCAAACCAGTATGTACGCTTTACAGGATACATGACTCTCACGCCAGAAAGTATAGGGCTGTGCAAAACGACAGCTCTTAGCTGAGGTAGTCTTGCAGCAAGATCCACAGTAGGGCCACTACCAACAGACTGTCCATAAAGGATGATATCTTCCTGCTTAGCGCCATAACTCTCTTCAAGACACTTGTATGCAGCTTCTATATCTGCATAAGTATTCTGCTCGCTTGGCTGTGACAATGCAAGGGATTGGCTTCAGAAAGACTTCTCTTCAAAATAAAGCTTTTAGCTTCCACAGAAAGCATATTAAATGCGCAACAAACTTATTTacttgataaaattttcttcagaTTCTAACACACCTTTCCAGATGATTGTCCATACCCTGAATAATCATACCTGCAGAAGTACTGATATTCATTAGAGCTAGCATCTTTCATTGGAAATTCAACTATGTACTCTGCGATACATACTTTTGAACATGGACCTGGAGATTCAATATTTTCACATCCTAGAGAGGTTCATTAACAAATTTGAAACCTCTTAAGGACTCAAGACTAGATGTTCAGCGCAAAGAATTAAAAAAGCTTagccatgacttcaagttgaaGTAGGAAAGACTACTTCAAAGCTACAACAATGCAAGCTGGCAAAATCAAACACATGACTTTTGCTGTTCATATGCATTCTTCATACAGAGTATTGTTTTGAGTAAGAAACTGTTGAATAGAGCTTATCAAAGTCAGATTCCAAGAGGCAGGTGTATTTTAAATTTACTGGAATTAGTTCAGCTACTTCTAACTTTAAATTatagccaaaaaataaattttcacaatTCTAAATGCCGTCAAGGTTCGAAAAAGTATTTCAGAACTTTAAATTACTTTCAACTGTGCAATTGATGACTTTAACTAAATCCTCTTGCTTATAAACATAGCTGATAAAGAAAACAAACCACCAACTTGAATGACACTTCTATGGACCATTTGCAAATGTAGAAATTGCAGAATACAGTGAAAAGACAATGACCGACTTTCTGTGATATAAATACTAAACTATTCTAGACTCTAGAATATTGGCACAAATTTTTTACCTAAACTCTAAGAGAACCAACTGTTAATACAAGACATAGAAAAGGTGTTTTCCACCGAGCACAAGAAAAACTGAGCTTTCAGTGAGCCAATGCTGATTAAAGTGAAGATTAGTCCATTGCTTATACACCAAAATGGTCTCAACAGTCATTGTAAGCTTACGATAGAGTGTAAGATCAAATGTAGCTATACTTCTAAATTAggtgaagaaaacaagaaagcaaCAGATAGAAACCCGATTATCCAAGCAActatctttgaaatttgaatccACCGGTCAACAACAACTCTAGCTCATCATTTCTCCGAATACTTCAACTCCTCGACCCTCCAGTCTTCAAAGGTGATCTAACAAGAGCTAGATACCAAATCAACTCAATCTCCACCTCCAGAAAAGAATTTTCCATAATTACCAGCTCTATGCTCAACATTATCCCCCACGAATTCTCCCAGCTACAAAGAAAACCACAAGCTACAGAATCCCCACACAACAACAAAAACCAGCAAAAGGGGCcccaagaaatgaaaaagagaagcaaaacccAGATTCAGGAATAGCCCATaaagtcccaaaaaaaaaaaaaaagaagaagtaactTCTCAGCTCAAAAACCACACTCCAAGAACGAGAACCATTATAAAAGGCCAGCAAGCTACAGATACTATACCCCATGAGATTGACGCGCAAGTGGATGCTCAGTTCGATGAAGAGCTCGTACATCTGGCCCAGATCGGCGGCGTTGCCGTGGGAGTAGAGGAGGGTGGAGGTGGCCATGGGGTGCCTCACGTACACCGCCACTATCTCCGTCCCCCGCCGCGTCGGCAGCCTCAGCACCTCCACGTTCTCCCTGTGCGGGAACGGGCTCAGCAGCAGCAGCCCCGTCAGCTCGTCCGTCACCAGCTTGTACGACGGCGGGCTCGGCGGGAAGAAGGCGAACTTGGCCGCCATCGACGACGTCACACCCCCCATGATCACCGGCCACTCACTCCCTCCCCACCTCACTCACTCCCTCACTCACTATGCTCTgttccttcaaaaaaaaaaaaaggaaactttcCGCTTTTTCAGACTCCGCAACGAGTCACAAAGAAATGGGCTTCGTCTCTGGAGAATTCAGATCGACAATCCTCCGACCCCTTTTGCCTTTTCCATGCTTTTAACGggcgaaagagagagaaagagagagagagagaagggatgtGGTTCGTTGTTCTTAGTAGGAGTGAGCGTCTGGTGTTGTTGGGtggttaaattaaaagaaataaatttttcattttgcttttttttttttttttgagtggcatttcattt
It encodes the following:
- the LOC115751174 gene encoding mitochondrial inner membrane protease ATP23, which gives rise to MAEELPPAFSSPSRAAAGGITVKECEKMIQRSLRTPTVRFLKEQLEKAGCPLGDNFIKAVNCEEKVSGGYMPGLGIVVCSNQMDLQDDVNQVVTHELIHAYDECRAANLDWSNCAHHACSEIRAGHLSGDCHYKRELLRGYMKIRGHEQECVRRRVVKSVSANPHCSGAAAKDAMEAVWDVCYNDTKPFDRAP
- the LOC115751138 gene encoding alpha/beta hydrolase domain-containing protein 17B — its product is MGGVTSSMAAKFAFFPPSPPSYKLVTDELTGLLLLSPFPHRENVEVLRLPTRRGTEIVAVYVRHPMATSTLLYSHGNAADLGQMYELFIELSIHLRVNLMGYDYSGYGQSSGKPSEQNTYADIEAAYKCLEESYGAKQEDIILYGQSVGSGPTVDLAARLPQLRAVVLHSPILSGVRVMYPVKRTYWFDIYKNIDKIPLVNCPVLIIHGTADEVVDCSHGKQLWELCKEKYEPLWIKGGNHCDLELYPEYIRHLKKFITTVEKSPSQRYSSRQSTDQFEQPRKSTDVYEVSRKSTDRREKPRKSTDRPEKLKNQGLSADKLEKLRISFDHMQRSRRSVDCHEKSRKSIDHQLEKARKSVDRLDRIRNG